The following are encoded in a window of Pseudomonas multiresinivorans genomic DNA:
- a CDS encoding endonuclease domain-containing protein — protein MTSRLTQFSKQLRHDQTEAELALWHHLRAHRFLGLKFRRQKVIGPYIIDFICHERMLIIELDGGQHLDSGRDRERDAWLKTRGFKVLRFWNHDVLLKMDSVLETVRLMLDADALPSPQPSP, from the coding sequence ATGACCTCCCGACTGACCCAGTTCTCCAAGCAGCTACGCCATGACCAGACCGAAGCCGAACTCGCCCTCTGGCACCATTTGCGCGCCCACCGTTTCCTCGGTCTCAAATTCCGCCGACAGAAAGTCATCGGCCCGTACATCATCGATTTCATTTGTCACGAGCGCATGCTGATCATCGAACTGGATGGTGGGCAGCATCTGGACTCTGGTCGGGACCGGGAGCGCGACGCGTGGCTCAAAACCAGGGGTTTCAAAGTGCTGCGCTTCTGGAATCATGATGTGCTGTTGAAGATGGATTCGGTGCTGGAGACGGTACGCCTGATGCTTGATGCGGACGCTTTGCCCTCTCCCCAACCCTCTCCCTGA
- a CDS encoding carbohydrate ABC transporter permease, producing MHDSTLKPSFSLSRLAVHATLWGAVALYVIPLLVMLLTSFKSPEDIRNSNLLALPDVFTAIGWVKAWGAVGDYFWNSVKITVPGVLISTFIGAMNGYVLSMWRFRGSQLFFGALLFGCFLPFQVILLPMSFTLGKLGLANTTTGLVMVHCIYGLAFTTLFFRNYFVAIPDALVKAARLDGAGFFTIFLRILMPMSTPIVMVCLIWQFTQIWNDFLFGVVFASGDAQPITVALNNLVNISTGVKEYNVDMAAAMIAALPTLVVYVLAGKYFVRGLTAGAVKG from the coding sequence ATGCATGACTCGACCCTGAAACCGTCGTTCAGCCTGAGCCGCCTGGCGGTGCATGCGACCCTCTGGGGCGCTGTGGCGCTGTACGTGATCCCGCTGCTGGTGATGCTGCTGACCAGCTTCAAATCGCCTGAAGATATCCGTAACAGCAACCTGCTGGCGCTGCCGGACGTATTCACCGCAATCGGTTGGGTAAAAGCCTGGGGCGCGGTGGGCGATTACTTCTGGAACTCGGTGAAGATCACCGTGCCGGGCGTGCTGATCTCCACCTTCATCGGCGCCATGAACGGCTACGTGCTGTCGATGTGGCGCTTCCGCGGCTCGCAGCTGTTCTTCGGCGCGCTGCTGTTCGGCTGCTTCCTGCCGTTCCAGGTGATCCTCCTGCCGATGTCCTTCACCCTCGGCAAGCTCGGCCTGGCCAACACCACCACCGGGCTGGTGATGGTCCACTGCATCTACGGGCTGGCCTTCACCACGCTGTTCTTCCGCAATTACTTCGTGGCGATTCCCGATGCCCTGGTGAAGGCCGCACGCCTGGACGGCGCGGGGTTCTTCACCATCTTCCTGCGCATTCTGATGCCCATGTCCACGCCCATCGTGATGGTCTGCCTGATCTGGCAGTTCACCCAGATCTGGAACGACTTCCTGTTCGGCGTGGTGTTCGCCAGCGGCGACGCGCAGCCCATCACCGTGGCGCTGAACAACCTGGTGAACATCAGCACCGGGGTCAAGGAATACAACGTCGACATGGCCGCCGCGATGATCGCGGCGCTGCCCACGCTGGTGGTCTACGTACTGGCCGGCAAGTACTTCGTGCGCGGGCTGACTGCCGGCGCGGTCAAAGGTTGA
- a CDS encoding carbohydrate porin has translation MHKNNKNLPAARTLGCLLALGCVGNVAHAADAFSSESKWGLGDWGGKRTELLEKGYDFKLDYVGEVASNLGGGYDQHTTARYSDQFALGTHLDLQKILGWDATEFQLTVTERSGRNLSNDRISDPRAGQFSSVQEVWGRGQTWRLTQMWIKQQYFDGALDVKVGRFGEGEDFNSFPCDFQNLAFCGSQVGNWVGGIWYNWPVSQWAARVKWNFNDEWYAQVGAYNQNPSNLETGNGFKLNGSGTQGTILPVELVWMPKVGAAQLPGEYRLGYYYSTAEADDVYDDVNGNPQALTGEPAKTHSGKHGWWVVAQQQVTAHNGDASRGLSLFANFTVHDKATNTVDNYQQLGVVYKGPFDARPKDDIGFGVARIHVNDDVQDRQRLVNQVNGIDDYDNPLYQPIQDTEYNAELYYGVHVTNWLTVRPNLQYIRHPGGVDEVNNAVVAGLKIQSSF, from the coding sequence ATGCACAAGAACAACAAGAACCTGCCGGCAGCAAGGACCCTGGGCTGCCTGCTCGCACTGGGCTGTGTGGGCAACGTCGCCCATGCCGCCGACGCCTTCTCATCGGAGTCCAAGTGGGGCCTGGGTGACTGGGGCGGCAAGCGCACCGAACTGCTGGAGAAAGGCTACGACTTCAAGCTCGACTACGTCGGCGAGGTTGCCAGCAACCTTGGCGGGGGCTACGACCAGCACACCACCGCACGCTACTCCGACCAGTTCGCCCTCGGCACCCATCTGGACCTGCAGAAGATCCTCGGCTGGGACGCCACCGAGTTCCAGCTGACCGTCACCGAGCGTAGCGGCCGCAACCTCTCCAACGACCGCATCAGCGACCCGCGCGCCGGGCAGTTCAGCTCCGTGCAGGAAGTCTGGGGCCGGGGCCAGACCTGGCGCCTGACGCAGATGTGGATCAAGCAGCAGTACTTCGACGGCGCGCTGGACGTGAAGGTCGGCCGCTTCGGCGAGGGCGAGGACTTCAACAGCTTCCCCTGCGACTTCCAGAACCTGGCCTTCTGCGGCTCGCAGGTGGGCAACTGGGTGGGCGGCATCTGGTACAACTGGCCGGTCAGCCAGTGGGCCGCCCGCGTGAAGTGGAACTTCAACGATGAGTGGTACGCGCAGGTCGGCGCCTACAACCAGAACCCGTCGAACCTGGAAACTGGCAACGGCTTCAAGCTCAACGGCAGCGGCACCCAGGGCACCATCCTGCCGGTGGAGCTGGTGTGGATGCCGAAAGTCGGCGCCGCGCAACTGCCGGGTGAGTACCGCCTGGGCTACTACTACAGCACCGCCGAAGCCGACGACGTGTACGACGACGTCAACGGCAACCCGCAGGCGCTCACCGGCGAGCCGGCCAAGACCCACAGCGGCAAGCACGGCTGGTGGGTGGTGGCGCAGCAGCAGGTCACCGCGCACAACGGCGACGCTTCCCGCGGCCTGAGCCTGTTCGCCAACTTCACCGTGCACGACAAGGCCACCAACACCGTCGACAACTACCAGCAGCTCGGTGTCGTCTACAAAGGCCCGTTCGACGCGCGGCCCAAGGACGACATCGGCTTCGGCGTGGCGCGCATCCACGTCAACGACGACGTGCAGGATCGCCAGCGCCTGGTGAACCAGGTCAACGGCATCGACGACTACGACAACCCGCTGTACCAGCCCATCCAGGACACCGAGTACAACGCCGAGCTGTACTACGGCGTGCATGTGACCAATTGGCTCACCGTGCGCCCGAACCTGCAGTACATCCGCCATCCGGGCGGTGTGGACGAGGTCAACAACGCCGTGGTGGCCGGCCTGAAGATCCAGTCCAGCTTCTGA
- a CDS encoding ABC transporter ATP-binding protein, with translation MSTLELRNLHKSYGSGLADTLKSINLSIDSGEFLILVGPSGCGKSTLMNCIAGLENLTGGAILVDGQDISGMSPKDRDIAMVFQSYALYPTMSVRENIAFGLKIRKLPRAEIDAEVARVAKLLQIEHLLERKPSQLSGGQQQRVAMGRALARRPKIYLFDEPLSNLDAKLRVEMRTEIKLMHQRLKTTTVYVTHDQIEAMTLGDKVAVMKDGIVQQFGTPQQIYNDPANLFVASFIGSPPMNFIPLKVQQQGGRLVGLLDSGQDRCELPLQLDAGLAEGRELILGVRPEQVQLATDGANGPSDLRAEVEVVEPTGPDTLVFVTLNGAKVCCRLAPDQSPQAGSSLQLRFDPSRALLFDAQSGERLRAEPRGDGANKVTPLARQKHS, from the coding sequence ATGTCCACACTCGAACTGCGCAACCTGCACAAGTCCTACGGCAGCGGCCTGGCCGACACGCTGAAATCGATCAACCTGTCGATCGACTCGGGCGAATTCCTGATCCTGGTCGGCCCCTCCGGCTGCGGCAAATCCACCCTGATGAACTGCATCGCCGGCCTGGAAAACCTCACCGGCGGCGCCATCCTGGTCGATGGCCAGGACATCAGCGGGATGAGCCCGAAGGATCGCGACATCGCCATGGTGTTCCAGTCCTATGCGCTGTACCCGACCATGAGCGTGCGCGAGAACATCGCCTTCGGCCTGAAGATCCGCAAGCTGCCCAGGGCCGAGATCGACGCCGAAGTAGCGCGCGTGGCCAAGCTGCTGCAGATCGAACACCTGCTCGAACGCAAGCCCTCGCAGCTCTCCGGCGGCCAGCAGCAGCGCGTGGCCATGGGCCGGGCGCTGGCGCGGCGGCCGAAGATATATCTGTTCGACGAACCGCTGTCGAACCTCGACGCCAAGCTGCGCGTGGAGATGCGTACCGAGATCAAGCTGATGCACCAGCGCCTGAAGACCACCACGGTCTACGTGACCCACGACCAGATCGAGGCCATGACCCTGGGCGACAAGGTGGCGGTGATGAAGGACGGCATCGTCCAGCAGTTCGGCACGCCGCAGCAGATCTACAACGATCCGGCGAACCTGTTCGTCGCCAGCTTCATCGGCTCGCCGCCGATGAATTTCATTCCGCTCAAGGTGCAGCAGCAGGGCGGCCGCCTGGTCGGCCTGCTGGACAGCGGCCAGGACCGCTGCGAGCTGCCGCTGCAACTGGACGCCGGGCTGGCCGAGGGGCGCGAGCTGATCCTCGGCGTGCGCCCGGAACAGGTGCAGTTGGCCACCGATGGCGCCAACGGGCCGAGCGACCTGCGTGCCGAGGTCGAAGTGGTCGAGCCCACCGGGCCGGACACCCTGGTCTTCGTCACGCTCAACGGTGCCAAGGTCTGCTGCCGCCTCGCGCCGGACCAGTCGCCGCAAGCGGGCTCGTCCCTGCAGCTGCGCTTCGATCCTTCCCGTGCGCTGCTGTTCGACGCGCAGAGCGGCGAGCGCCTGCGCGCAGAGCCGCGCGGCGACGGCGCCAACAAGGTCACACCGCTGGCACGCCAGAAACATTCCTGA
- a CDS encoding carbohydrate ABC transporter permease: MATRSPTFTPAAAPRASLLDGLQAWLPKLVLAPSMLVVLVCVYGYIGWTLLLSFTNSRFMPAYSWAGLSQYLRLWDNDRWWVASKNLLLFGGLFIGICLVLGVFLAVLLDQRIRREGFIRTVYLYPMALSMIVTGTAWKWLLNPGLGLDKLLRDWGWTGFRFDWLVDPERVVYCLVIAAVWQASGFVMALFLAGLRGVDPAIVRAAQVDGASLPTIYLRIVLPSLRPVFFSALMILAHIAIKSFDLVAAMTAGGPGYSSDLPAMFMYAHTFTRGQMGLGAASAMLMLGAVLAIVVPYLYSELRGKRHA, encoded by the coding sequence ATGGCGACCCGATCCCCGACTTTCACTCCCGCCGCCGCGCCTCGGGCTTCGCTGCTCGACGGCCTGCAGGCCTGGCTGCCGAAGCTGGTGCTGGCCCCGAGCATGCTCGTGGTGCTGGTCTGCGTGTACGGCTACATCGGCTGGACGCTGCTGCTGTCCTTCACCAATTCGCGCTTCATGCCGGCGTACAGCTGGGCGGGCCTGAGCCAGTACCTGCGCCTGTGGGACAACGACCGCTGGTGGGTGGCGAGCAAGAACCTGCTGCTGTTCGGTGGCCTGTTCATCGGTATCTGCCTGGTACTTGGCGTCTTCCTCGCCGTGCTGCTGGACCAGCGTATCCGCCGCGAAGGCTTCATCCGCACCGTGTACCTGTACCCCATGGCGCTGTCGATGATCGTCACCGGCACCGCCTGGAAGTGGCTGCTCAACCCCGGCCTGGGCCTGGACAAGCTGCTGCGCGACTGGGGCTGGACCGGCTTTCGCTTCGACTGGCTGGTGGACCCGGAGCGGGTCGTCTACTGCCTGGTGATCGCCGCCGTGTGGCAGGCCTCGGGCTTCGTCATGGCGCTGTTCCTCGCCGGCCTGCGCGGGGTCGACCCGGCCATTGTGCGCGCGGCCCAGGTGGACGGCGCGAGCCTTCCGACCATCTACCTGCGCATCGTCCTGCCGAGCCTGCGGCCAGTGTTCTTCAGCGCGCTGATGATCCTCGCGCACATCGCCATCAAGAGCTTCGACCTGGTCGCCGCGATGACCGCCGGCGGCCCCGGCTACTCCTCCGACCTGCCGGCGATGTTCATGTATGCCCACACCTTCACCCGCGGCCAGATGGGCCTGGGCGCGGCCAGCGCGATGCTGATGCTGGGCGCCGTGCTGGCCATTGTCGTGCCGTACTTGTATTCCGAACTGCGGGGCAAGCGCCATGCATGA
- a CDS encoding ATP-binding protein → MSERRRWTLVPRSLLGRMLLLTLLAVLLAQGLSSLFWISHLRSSQRDGLLTSSRSLAYSMAASVSYFRSLPIGYRPLVLDQLRSMGGTRFFVSLNERPLNLRALPDTTNKQAVIDIVQDVLHQKLGKDVELQVEFVSPDDLRLFNGELKLEELPRSWAHYALTLEPVNPPVLVTQIRIGESEWLYIASLMPAPYVTLEPEGLPPQQIISIAFTSLLLLLFTGLLVHWQSRPLKRLARAARDIALGGQDQPLEENGASELVEVSRAFNTMRERIDRYVNERGQLFSGISHDLRTPITRLRLRAELLDDEQARDKFSHDLDELELLVKGALQCVKDTDIHENIEPVDLNQLLQYIAGPYLADGRVQVIGAAREPYPGKPLALKRCIGNLLDNALKYGERAQLSIEDDADAVVLHVDDQGPGVPEQRLEKVFEPRFRLSERGQGYGLGLGIARNIAHTHGGEVTLQNRREGGLRVTLRLPRLEVE, encoded by the coding sequence ATGAGTGAACGCCGTCGCTGGACCCTGGTACCGCGCTCGCTGCTCGGCCGCATGCTGTTGCTCACCCTGCTGGCGGTACTGCTCGCACAGGGGTTGTCGAGCCTGTTCTGGATATCCCACCTGCGTTCCAGCCAGCGCGACGGCCTGCTCACCAGCTCGCGCAGCCTGGCCTATTCCATGGCCGCCAGCGTCAGCTACTTCCGCTCGTTACCCATTGGTTATCGCCCGCTGGTGCTGGACCAGTTGCGCAGCATGGGCGGCACGCGCTTCTTCGTCTCGCTCAACGAACGCCCGCTGAACCTGCGCGCGCTGCCCGATACGACGAACAAGCAGGCGGTGATCGATATCGTGCAGGACGTGCTGCACCAGAAGCTGGGCAAGGACGTGGAGCTGCAGGTGGAGTTCGTCAGCCCCGACGATCTGCGGCTGTTCAATGGCGAGCTGAAGCTGGAGGAGCTGCCGCGCTCCTGGGCGCACTACGCATTGACCCTGGAACCGGTGAACCCGCCGGTGCTGGTCACGCAGATCCGCATCGGCGAGAGCGAATGGCTATACATCGCCAGCCTGATGCCGGCGCCCTACGTCACCCTGGAGCCCGAAGGCCTGCCGCCGCAGCAGATCATTTCCATCGCCTTCACCAGCCTCCTGTTGCTGCTGTTCACCGGCTTGCTGGTGCACTGGCAGAGCCGCCCGCTCAAGCGCCTCGCCCGCGCCGCCCGCGACATTGCCCTGGGCGGCCAGGACCAGCCGCTGGAGGAGAACGGGGCGAGCGAACTGGTGGAAGTCTCACGGGCCTTCAACACCATGCGCGAGCGCATCGACCGCTACGTCAACGAGCGGGGCCAGTTGTTCAGCGGTATCTCCCACGACCTGCGCACACCGATCACCCGCCTGCGCCTGCGTGCCGAATTGCTGGACGACGAGCAGGCGCGGGACAAGTTCAGCCACGACCTCGACGAACTGGAACTGCTGGTGAAGGGCGCGCTGCAATGCGTGAAGGACACCGACATCCACGAGAACATCGAGCCGGTGGACCTCAACCAACTGCTGCAGTACATCGCCGGCCCCTACCTCGCCGATGGCCGGGTCCAGGTCATCGGCGCGGCGCGCGAGCCCTATCCCGGCAAGCCGCTGGCGCTCAAGCGCTGCATCGGCAACCTGCTGGACAACGCGTTGAAGTACGGCGAGCGCGCGCAACTGAGCATCGAGGACGACGCCGATGCCGTGGTCCTGCACGTCGACGACCAGGGCCCTGGAGTGCCGGAACAGCGCCTGGAGAAGGTCTTCGAGCCGCGCTTCCGACTGTCCGAACGGGGGCAGGGTTACGGCCTCGGGTTGGGCATCGCGCGCAACATTGCGCATACCCATGGCGGGGAAGTGACCTTGCAGAATCGCCGTGAGGGTGGACTGCGGGTGACGTTGAGGTTGCCGCGGTTGGAGGTGGAGTAG
- a CDS encoding ABC transporter substrate-binding protein yields the protein MNAIRRLSAAICLSSFCLSPMLAHAGEVEVLHWWTSPGEKRAAETLKKLVEAKGHTWKDFAVAGGGGEAAMTVLKTRAVSGNPPAAAQIKGPDIQEWGELGLLADLNDVAAEGKWDQLLPPQVAQIMKYKGDYVAVPVNVHRVNWLYINPEVFKKAGATPPTTLDELFAAADKLKAAGFTPLAHGSQPWQDGTLFENLVLSKMGPEGYRKAFVEQDKATLTGAQMADVFAALKKLHSYVDADAAGREWNVATGMVINGKAGMQIMGDWAKSEFTAAGKVAGKDYQCLPFPGTQKAFDYNIDSLVMFKLSNAENRKAQEDLARAVLDPAFQKDFSLNKGSIPVRLDVDMTPFDACAQQSMKDFKAASADGNLVPSMAHSMAASSYVQGAIFDVVTNFFNDPAADPQKAAQQLGAAIQAAAQ from the coding sequence ATGAATGCGATCCGTCGCCTGTCGGCCGCCATCTGTCTTTCCTCTTTCTGTCTCTCCCCGATGCTGGCCCACGCCGGTGAAGTCGAAGTGCTGCACTGGTGGACTTCCCCTGGCGAGAAGCGCGCCGCCGAAACCCTGAAGAAGCTTGTCGAGGCCAAGGGCCACACCTGGAAGGACTTCGCCGTCGCCGGTGGTGGTGGTGAAGCCGCCATGACCGTGCTGAAGACCCGCGCCGTCTCCGGCAACCCGCCGGCTGCCGCGCAGATCAAGGGGCCGGACATCCAGGAATGGGGCGAACTCGGCCTGCTCGCCGACCTCAACGATGTCGCTGCCGAAGGCAAGTGGGACCAGCTGCTGCCGCCGCAGGTGGCGCAGATCATGAAGTACAAGGGCGACTACGTGGCCGTGCCGGTCAACGTGCACCGGGTCAACTGGCTGTACATCAACCCGGAAGTCTTCAAGAAGGCCGGCGCCACGCCGCCGACCACCCTGGACGAGCTCTTCGCCGCCGCTGACAAGCTCAAGGCCGCCGGCTTCACGCCGCTCGCCCATGGTAGCCAGCCCTGGCAGGACGGCACGCTGTTCGAGAACCTGGTCCTGAGCAAGATGGGCCCCGAAGGTTACCGCAAGGCCTTCGTCGAGCAGGACAAGGCGACGCTGACCGGCGCGCAGATGGCCGACGTCTTCGCCGCGCTGAAGAAGCTGCACAGCTACGTCGATGCCGACGCCGCCGGCCGCGAGTGGAACGTCGCCACCGGCATGGTGATCAACGGCAAGGCCGGCATGCAGATCATGGGCGACTGGGCCAAGAGCGAGTTCACCGCCGCCGGCAAGGTGGCGGGCAAGGACTACCAGTGCCTGCCGTTCCCCGGCACGCAGAAGGCGTTCGACTACAACATCGACTCCCTGGTGATGTTCAAGCTGAGCAACGCCGAGAACCGCAAGGCCCAGGAAGACCTGGCCCGCGCGGTGCTCGACCCGGCGTTCCAGAAGGACTTCAGCCTGAACAAGGGCTCGATCCCGGTGCGCCTGGACGTCGACATGACGCCCTTCGACGCCTGCGCCCAGCAGTCCATGAAGGACTTCAAGGCCGCCTCCGCCGACGGCAACCTGGTGCCGAGCATGGCTCACAGCATGGCCGCCTCCAGCTACGTGCAGGGCGCGATCTTCGACGTGGTCACCAACTTCTTCAACGACCCCGCCGCCGATCCGCAGAAGGCCGCGCAACAACTGGGTGCCGCCATCCAGGCTGCCGCGCAGTAA
- a CDS encoding response regulator: MNQPAKSILLVDDDQEIRELLDTYLSRAGFQVRAVANGEDFRRALCDEESALAILDVMLPDEDGFSLCRWIRSHQRHACMPVIMLTASSDEADRVVGLELGADDYLGKPFSPRELLARIKALLRRAQFTQVRGGEVIAFDDWRLDTISHRLFHEDGEEHFLSGADFALLKLFLDNPRQILDRDTIASATRGREVMPLERIVDMAVSRLRQRLRDTEKPARLIQTVRGSGYLLAAQVRPHLAGHE; this comes from the coding sequence GTGAACCAGCCTGCCAAATCCATCCTGCTGGTGGACGACGACCAGGAAATCCGCGAGCTGCTGGACACCTACCTGAGCCGCGCCGGTTTCCAGGTGCGCGCCGTCGCCAACGGTGAGGATTTCCGCCGCGCGCTGTGCGACGAGGAGTCCGCCCTGGCGATCCTCGACGTGATGCTGCCCGATGAAGACGGCTTCAGCCTGTGCCGCTGGATTCGCTCGCACCAGCGCCACGCCTGCATGCCGGTGATCATGCTCACCGCCAGTTCCGACGAGGCCGACCGCGTGGTGGGCCTGGAGCTGGGTGCCGACGATTACCTCGGCAAACCCTTCAGCCCCCGCGAGTTGCTGGCGCGGATCAAGGCGCTGCTGCGTCGTGCGCAGTTCACCCAGGTGCGCGGCGGCGAGGTCATCGCTTTCGACGATTGGCGGCTGGATACCATCAGCCACCGGTTGTTCCACGAGGACGGCGAGGAGCATTTCCTCAGTGGTGCCGACTTCGCCCTGCTCAAGCTGTTCCTCGATAATCCCCGGCAGATTCTCGATCGCGACACCATCGCCAGCGCCACCCGTGGCCGCGAGGTGATGCCGCTGGAGCGCATCGTCGACATGGCCGTGTCGCGCCTGCGCCAGCGTCTGCGTGATACCGAGAAACCGGCGCGGCTGATCCAGACCGTGCGCGGCAGCGGTTACCTGCTGGCTGCCCAGGTTCGCCCGCACCTCGCCGGCCATGAGTGA